One genomic region from Jilunia laotingensis encodes:
- a CDS encoding tetratricopeptide repeat protein has translation MAIATYLFVSCQPATPSHSLLLRVDSLMDTHPDSALRLLESISHPENLHPADYGEYALLLMQAKDRNYTRATDDSLIRSAVAYYQNGSDKEREAKAYYYLGRVYENSDRGTEAVEAFLHAARVMPDQMKSVYLGVTYERLGKCLRKQKFYKLSLEMYKKAQVAYVGSPRFEKEGTYRTLKDISVVYIFLNKYDSASYYAQKCLGFAVEQRVAKWISGSYHTLAQVYFMKKEYEKADQAISQSIQIKLDSLKGDKENLARAYCWKGIFLNKLNKVDSARYYLNLGHAMSSKIDLGYYKQMYEIERDAGQWKEAAWSVDRSIKLRDSINRSVDYEKMSRVIARYKADLEENAWEPLRERKWLWVAGGVVCVLCIAIISYKVYLGRKIKINCRVGSIKPTKEHFVFNENVFINCLNNFQTAETAKELAMLSKKPKDEEIKLSKDVRMQMTCILHDFFSDVIKELQHNFTQLSEEDVTLCIYLLLGIPKKVILACTGTSDNAYRSRMKRIRQKMGQDKFDWVMSLRRPD, from the coding sequence TTGGCTATAGCGACATATCTTTTTGTGTCGTGTCAGCCCGCTACTCCCTCGCATTCGCTTTTGTTACGGGTCGATAGCCTGATGGATACTCATCCCGATAGCGCTCTGCGATTGTTAGAAAGTATATCCCATCCCGAAAATTTGCATCCGGCTGATTATGGTGAGTATGCTTTGTTATTAATGCAGGCAAAAGATAGGAATTACACAAGGGCTACTGACGATTCCCTCATCCGTTCTGCTGTGGCATATTATCAGAATGGTTCGGATAAGGAGCGGGAAGCGAAGGCTTATTATTACTTGGGGCGTGTATACGAAAATTCCGATCGGGGAACTGAGGCGGTCGAGGCTTTTTTGCATGCAGCTCGTGTGATGCCGGATCAGATGAAATCTGTCTATTTGGGAGTGACATATGAAAGGCTGGGCAAATGCCTTCGTAAACAGAAATTCTATAAGCTGTCTCTGGAGATGTATAAAAAGGCACAAGTGGCTTATGTTGGAAGTCCTCGGTTTGAAAAAGAGGGTACATATAGAACTTTGAAGGATATTTCTGTTGTATATATATTCTTAAATAAGTATGACAGTGCTTCTTACTATGCCCAAAAGTGTTTGGGCTTTGCTGTGGAGCAAAGAGTGGCGAAATGGATTTCCGGTTCTTACCACACCCTGGCACAAGTGTATTTTATGAAAAAAGAATACGAAAAGGCAGATCAAGCTATTTCCCAATCTATACAGATCAAACTTGATAGTTTGAAAGGGGATAAAGAAAATCTTGCAAGGGCTTATTGCTGGAAAGGTATTTTCTTAAACAAATTAAATAAAGTGGATTCTGCCCGTTATTATTTGAATTTGGGTCATGCTATGTCATCAAAAATAGATTTAGGTTATTATAAACAGATGTACGAAATAGAAAGAGATGCAGGGCAATGGAAAGAAGCAGCTTGGTCGGTCGACCGATCCATAAAGTTGCGTGATTCAATTAATCGATCGGTAGATTATGAAAAAATGAGCCGGGTTATTGCCCGATATAAGGCGGATTTGGAAGAAAATGCTTGGGAACCGCTTCGAGAGAGGAAATGGCTTTGGGTGGCAGGAGGTGTTGTTTGCGTTCTTTGTATTGCAATAATCTCATATAAAGTTTACTTAGGTAGGAAAATAAAAATAAATTGTCGAGTTGGATCTATTAAACCTACAAAGGAACATTTTGTGTTTAATGAAAACGTGTTTATAAATTGTCTTAATAACTTTCAGACTGCGGAAACGGCTAAAGAATTGGCAATGTTATCCAAGAAGCCAAAAGATGAAGAAATTAAACTAAGCAAAGACGTCCGTATGCAAATGACCTGTATTCTCCATGATTTTTTTTCAGATGTCATAAAAGAATTGCAGCATAATTTCACGCAGTTGTCAGAGGAGGATGTAACTCTATGTATATATTTATTGCTTGGAATCCCTAAGAAGGTTATTTTGGCATGTACAGGTACGAGTGATAATGCTTATCGGTCGAGAATGAAACGAATACGTCAGAAGATGGGACAAGATAAATTCGATTGGGTGATGTCTTTAAGAAGACCGGATTAA
- a CDS encoding acetyl-CoA hydrolase/transferase family protein, whose protein sequence is MALNFISAAEAASLVKHGYNIGLSGFTPAGTAKAVTAEIAKIAEAEHAKGNPFQIGIFTGASTGDSCDGILSRAKAIRYRAPYTTNTDFRKAVNNGEIAYNDIHLSQMAQEVRYGFMGNVNVAIIEACEVTPDGKIYLTAAGGIAPTVCRLADKIIVELNSAHSKNMMGIHDVYEPLDPPYRREIPIYKPSDRIGLPYIQVDPKKIVGVVETNWPDEARSFAEADPLTDKIGQNVADFLAADMKRGIIPSTFLPLQSGVGNIANAVLGALGRDKTIPPFEMYTEVIQNSVIGLIRDGRVKFGSACSLTVTNDCLQGVYDDMDFFRDKLVLRPSEISNSPEIVRRLGIISINTAIEVDLYGNVNSTHISGTKMMNGIGGSGDFTRNAYISIFTCPSVAKEGKISAIVPMVSHQDHSEHSVNIVITEQGVADLRGKSPKERAQAIIENCAHPDYKQLLWDYLKLAGNKAQTPHFIPAALGMHAELAKSGDMKNTNWAEYTK, encoded by the coding sequence ATGGCACTCAATTTTATCTCGGCAGCAGAAGCTGCCAGCCTTGTTAAACATGGCTACAACATTGGTCTTAGTGGTTTTACCCCCGCTGGTACAGCCAAAGCCGTTACGGCTGAAATTGCTAAAATAGCAGAAGCGGAACATGCGAAAGGCAACCCTTTCCAGATCGGTATCTTTACAGGTGCCTCTACAGGTGACTCTTGCGACGGCATATTGTCGCGCGCCAAAGCCATCCGTTATCGTGCCCCTTATACCACGAACACCGACTTCCGCAAAGCGGTGAACAACGGTGAGATAGCTTACAACGACATTCACCTGTCTCAGATGGCACAGGAAGTCCGCTACGGATTCATGGGAAATGTAAATGTAGCTATCATCGAAGCTTGTGAAGTCACTCCCGATGGAAAAATTTACCTGACAGCCGCTGGCGGTATCGCTCCTACGGTTTGCCGCCTGGCAGATAAGATCATTGTTGAGTTGAACAGCGCCCACAGCAAGAACATGATGGGTATACACGACGTTTACGAACCGCTCGACCCGCCTTACCGCCGTGAAATACCTATTTACAAACCGAGCGACCGCATCGGACTGCCTTACATTCAAGTAGATCCGAAGAAGATTGTCGGTGTGGTTGAAACCAACTGGCCGGACGAGGCACGTTCGTTTGCAGAAGCCGATCCGCTGACAGACAAGATCGGTCAGAACGTAGCCGACTTCCTTGCAGCCGATATGAAACGCGGCATCATTCCTTCTACCTTCCTGCCGTTGCAGTCGGGCGTGGGAAACATTGCCAACGCTGTACTGGGTGCTTTAGGCCGTGATAAGACGATCCCTCCGTTCGAAATGTACACAGAAGTTATCCAAAATTCCGTGATCGGGCTGATTCGCGACGGCCGCGTGAAGTTCGGCAGCGCCTGCTCACTGACCGTAACCAACGACTGCCTGCAAGGTGTCTATGACGATATGGATTTCTTCCGCGACAAATTGGTACTCCGCCCGTCGGAAATCTCCAACAGCCCGGAAATTGTTCGCCGTTTAGGCATCATCTCCATCAATACCGCCATTGAAGTGGATCTTTACGGCAACGTGAACTCTACCCACATCAGCGGAACGAAGATGATGAACGGTATCGGTGGTTCAGGAGATTTCACCCGCAATGCCTACATCTCTATCTTTACCTGTCCGTCTGTTGCCAAAGAGGGCAAGATCAGCGCCATCGTCCCGATGGTATCGCACCAGGATCACAGCGAACACTCGGTAAATATCGTCATCACCGAACAGGGTGTAGCCGATCTTCGCGGAAAGAGTCCGAAAGAGCGCGCACAGGCCATTATCGAAAATTGTGCCCATCCGGATTACAAACAGCTCCTTTGGGATTATCTCAAATTAGCCGGAAACAAAGCTCAAACTCCTCATTTCATCCCTGCTGCCCTCGGCATGCATGCTGAATTGGCAAAAAGCGGAGACATGAAGAATACGAATTGGGCGGAATACACGAAATAA
- a CDS encoding helix-turn-helix domain-containing protein: MDTILDVTGIVKRAKLALGFKNDSELASYLGVSRGTVSNWCARNRIDFPLLLNKLNDVDLNWLLVGKGNPHHLAKFCESKWVQGEVQIIHNPKTSEAVDDRSVTLYDITAAANLKTLLTNKHQYMLGKIQIPNIPSCDGAVYISGDSMYPILKSGDIAGFKEISSFNSLIYGEMYLVSFTIDGDEYLAVKYVNHSEKEGCIKLVSYNPHHDPMDIQFSCINAMAIVKFSIRRHMML; this comes from the coding sequence ATGGATACGATTTTGGATGTTACAGGGATTGTAAAGCGTGCCAAACTGGCCTTGGGATTTAAGAATGATAGCGAACTAGCAAGCTATTTGGGGGTTTCACGAGGTACTGTATCGAATTGGTGTGCTAGGAACCGGATTGATTTTCCTCTGTTACTGAATAAACTGAATGACGTAGATTTGAATTGGTTGTTGGTTGGAAAAGGAAATCCCCACCATTTGGCGAAGTTTTGTGAAAGCAAATGGGTGCAGGGCGAAGTGCAGATAATTCACAATCCGAAAACATCGGAAGCAGTGGACGACCGTAGTGTGACTTTGTACGACATCACGGCAGCGGCCAATCTGAAGACTTTGCTCACTAACAAACATCAATATATGCTGGGAAAAATCCAGATTCCCAACATTCCTTCCTGCGATGGTGCAGTATATATCAGCGGTGACAGTATGTATCCCATTCTGAAATCGGGTGATATCGCAGGTTTTAAAGAAATCAGCAGTTTCAACAGCCTTATTTATGGTGAGATGTACCTGGTGTCATTCACCATCGATGGCGATGAATACCTGGCGGTGAAATACGTCAATCATTCAGAGAAGGAAGGCTGCATCAAACTTGTCAGCTATAATCCGCATCACGACCCGATGGATATCCAGTTCAGTTGCATTAATGCGATGGCAATTGTGAAATTCTCCATCAGGAGGCATATGATGCTGTGA
- a CDS encoding DUF4373 domain-containing protein, whose protein sequence is MSRIKKRGLDYFPMNTDFTQDRSVRRIMRQEGDGAFAVLFNALSYIYAGEGYFVRADTLFYEDLAASLFEKSGEGVKRIICLAVEYGIFDTSLFSRFGILTSAEIQRQYLFSTKRRKASQMNADYCLLSDAELAGLQPSNSRKSSSKAKDGEADEKRTKIQNVTFSTENVTSGTHSIAKHSIAQQRIAENSKELPPPVPPKGKNAGTAGEEVENDDREEEISPEKTETGYPSGRKQWTQEFINTLQPPADGIPRNYEGLLCNLLHYHIPPSEQYAIIRKSNYGIIGNPVWKGFSNLRNSCGKIKLPGRYLLSVINVKS, encoded by the coding sequence ATGTCAAGAATAAAAAAACGGGGATTGGACTATTTCCCCATGAATACCGATTTTACACAAGACCGCAGTGTGCGGCGCATCATGAGACAAGAAGGAGACGGCGCTTTTGCCGTCTTGTTCAATGCTCTTTCGTACATCTATGCAGGCGAAGGGTATTTTGTACGGGCAGACACTTTATTTTACGAAGACCTGGCAGCCAGTCTCTTTGAAAAAAGCGGAGAAGGCGTGAAACGCATCATTTGCCTGGCAGTGGAATATGGAATATTCGACACTTCACTCTTCAGTCGGTTCGGGATACTGACTTCCGCTGAAATTCAACGGCAATATCTCTTCAGCACCAAACGGCGAAAAGCTTCTCAAATGAATGCTGATTACTGCTTGCTCTCCGATGCCGAACTCGCAGGCCTTCAACCGTCAAACAGCAGAAAATCAAGCAGTAAAGCAAAGGATGGAGAAGCGGATGAAAAAAGAACGAAAATTCAAAATGTTACATTTAGCACCGAAAATGTTACATCCGGTACACATAGCATAGCAAAGCATAGCATAGCACAGCAAAGAATAGCAGAGAATAGCAAAGAACTCCCCCCTCCTGTTCCCCCCAAGGGGAAGAATGCCGGCACAGCCGGAGAAGAGGTTGAAAATGACGATAGAGAAGAGGAGATTTCTCCTGAGAAAACTGAAACCGGATATCCTTCCGGACGGAAACAATGGACACAGGAATTCATCAATACCTTACAACCACCTGCCGACGGCATTCCCAGGAATTATGAAGGGCTGTTATGCAATCTGTTACACTATCACATCCCACCTTCGGAACAATACGCCATCATCCGCAAAAGCAATTACGGCATCATAGGCAATCCCGTCTGGAAAGGTTTCAGTAACCTACGCAACAGTTGTGGCAAAATCAAATTACCGGGCAGATACCTGCTTAGTGTGATAAATGTAAAATCTTAA
- a CDS encoding PDDEXK nuclease domain-containing protein produces MNINQNYIEAVKNIKAAILRSQYRAAASVNKEQLSLYYGIGRYVSENSRKDFWGKGAIEQISAMLQKELPGLRGFSATSIRNMRIFYEEWNNVLNHQPLADDLVLNEKLLLMTIHQPVADDFNWTDFLSIGFSHHTEIIAKAKTLDARMFYIHECATRYWNKYTLRDYLKADLYHHRGALPNNFAQTLPDTKQAIKAICSFKDDYLLDFINIEELDEREEDINERVIEKTIVANVKRFIMTFGQDFSFIGNQYRIEVAEEEMFIDLLFFNRELNSLVAVELKSGKFRTSYLGQLNTYLSALDSYVRKPHENPSIGIILCREMNQTFVEFAVRDYNKPMGVATYRASEDMPERLRKALPDIEELKNLL; encoded by the coding sequence ATGAATATAAATCAGAACTATATAGAAGCAGTAAAAAACATAAAGGCTGCTATTTTACGCAGTCAGTACCGTGCTGCCGCATCAGTGAATAAAGAGCAGCTCTCTTTGTATTATGGTATTGGGCGGTATGTTTCGGAAAACTCCCGTAAAGACTTTTGGGGTAAAGGAGCGATAGAACAGATCTCTGCGATGTTGCAAAAAGAGCTTCCGGGATTGAGGGGATTTTCTGCAACCAGCATAAGGAATATGCGCATATTCTACGAAGAATGGAACAATGTTTTAAATCATCAGCCGCTAGCTGATGATTTAGTACTGAATGAAAAATTATTGCTAATGACAATTCATCAGCCAGTGGCGGATGATTTTAACTGGACTGATTTCTTATCAATAGGTTTCAGTCACCATACGGAAATCATCGCTAAGGCTAAAACATTAGATGCGAGAATGTTCTATATACATGAATGTGCCACTCGATATTGGAACAAATACACTTTGAGGGATTATTTGAAAGCCGACCTTTACCATCATCGGGGAGCGTTGCCCAACAATTTTGCCCAAACACTGCCCGATACGAAACAGGCAATTAAAGCTATCTGTTCTTTCAAAGATGATTACTTGTTAGACTTTATCAATATAGAAGAACTGGATGAGCGGGAAGAGGACATAAACGAGCGTGTTATAGAAAAAACAATTGTCGCTAACGTGAAGAGGTTTATTATGACTTTTGGTCAGGATTTTAGCTTTATAGGTAATCAATACCGTATTGAGGTGGCAGAAGAAGAAATGTTCATTGATTTGTTGTTTTTCAATCGAGAACTCAATTCTTTGGTAGCGGTAGAATTGAAGTCCGGGAAATTTCGTACTTCGTATTTAGGACAACTGAATACTTATCTTTCCGCTTTGGATTCATATGTGAGAAAGCCACACGAAAATCCCTCTATCGGAATAATACTTTGCAGAGAAATGAACCAAACCTTTGTAGAATTTGCAGTTCGTGATTATAACAAGCCAATGGGAGTTGCTACTTACCGTGCATCCGAAGATATGCCGGAACGACTTCGTAAAGCATTACCGGATATAGAAGAATTGAAGAATTTATTATAG
- the dacB gene encoding D-alanyl-D-alanine carboxypeptidase/D-alanyl-D-alanine endopeptidase: MRRILLLLILSVSFSLLWAQADVSSKIDYLIKGLPAGSEVGISVFDLTAKKPVYTYRDTKLCRPASTMKLLTTITALSRPDADEPFRTEVWYKGIIEQDTLRGDLYVIGGFDPEFDDQSLDTLVDKVITYPFSAIDGRVYGDISMKDSLYWGHGWAWDDTPAAYQPYLSPLMYHKGMVTVTVTPSVERGEAASVVCDPASSYYTLTNTTRTRTPSAGKFELTRGWLENKNNLMVSGNVENRHSSDINVFSSQDFFMHVFSERLKDRGMEIPFGYAFAAFTPDSLSTCMVRYERPVQEVVNQTMKESDNLSAEALLCRLGAQATGKKHISAKDGIAEINKLIRQLGHQPADYKIVDGCGLSNYDYLSPALLVDFLKFAYSRTDVFRKLYKSLPVAGIDGTLKYRMKQTKAYKNVHAKTGSYTAINALAGYLKASNGHDIAFVIMNQNVLSAAKARDFQDKVCGVLCEF, from the coding sequence ATGCGCAGAATCCTCTTGTTACTTATTTTATCTGTTTCGTTTTCTCTCTTATGGGCACAAGCAGATGTTTCTTCAAAAATAGATTACCTTATAAAAGGATTGCCTGCCGGCTCCGAAGTAGGTATTTCCGTGTTCGACTTGACGGCAAAGAAGCCGGTATATACGTACCGCGATACCAAACTCTGCCGGCCGGCTTCGACAATGAAGCTTCTCACAACGATTACGGCTCTTTCCCGTCCCGATGCCGATGAGCCGTTTCGTACGGAAGTCTGGTATAAAGGAATCATCGAACAGGATACTTTGCGTGGCGATCTGTATGTGATAGGAGGTTTCGATCCTGAATTTGATGACCAAAGCCTCGATACTTTGGTCGATAAAGTCATTACTTATCCTTTTTCTGCTATCGATGGTAGAGTCTACGGTGATATTTCCATGAAAGACTCCCTGTATTGGGGACATGGTTGGGCGTGGGACGATACGCCGGCTGCTTATCAGCCCTATCTCTCACCATTGATGTATCATAAAGGGATGGTCACCGTAACGGTTACTCCGTCCGTAGAGCGTGGTGAAGCGGCTAGTGTGGTCTGCGACCCGGCATCTTCGTACTATACCCTTACAAACACTACCCGGACACGTACTCCTTCTGCCGGGAAATTTGAACTTACCCGTGGATGGCTTGAAAATAAGAATAATCTTATGGTCAGCGGTAATGTGGAAAACAGGCATAGTTCGGATATCAATGTTTTTTCATCGCAGGATTTCTTCATGCATGTTTTTTCGGAGCGACTGAAAGATAGGGGAATGGAGATTCCGTTTGGATATGCTTTTGCTGCTTTCACTCCCGACAGTCTTTCCACTTGTATGGTTCGTTATGAACGTCCAGTTCAAGAGGTGGTCAACCAGACCATGAAAGAAAGCGATAATCTCAGTGCCGAAGCTTTGTTGTGCCGTCTCGGAGCCCAGGCTACCGGAAAGAAACACATTTCTGCCAAAGACGGGATTGCTGAAATCAATAAACTCATTCGGCAACTGGGGCACCAGCCTGCTGATTATAAAATCGTTGATGGTTGTGGCCTTTCCAACTACGATTACCTCTCCCCTGCCCTGTTGGTCGATTTCCTCAAATTTGCTTATTCCCGTACCGATGTATTCCGGAAGCTTTATAAATCCCTGCCCGTAGCCGGTATCGATGGTACCTTAAAATACCGGATGAAGCAGACTAAAGCTTACAAAAACGTGCATGCCAAGACTGGTTCTTACACTGCTATCAATGCTTTGGCAGGCTACTTAAAAGCTTCCAACGGACATGATATCGCTTTTGTCATCATGAATCAGAATGTTCTTTCTGCTGCCAAAGCGCGAGATTTTCAGGATAAGGTTTGTGGGGTGCTTTGTGAGTTTTGA
- the lpdA gene encoding dihydrolipoyl dehydrogenase, producing the protein MKYQVMIIGGGPAGYTAAEAAGKAGLSVVLFEKQNLGGVCLNEGCIPTKTLLYSAKTYDGAKHASKYAVNVPEVSFDLSKIIARKSKVVRKLVLGVKGKLTSNNVTIVTGEAQIIDKNTVRCGEETYEGDNLIICTGSETFIPPIAGIQAVDYWTHRDALDNKELPASLAIVGGGVIGMEFASFFNSLGVQVTVIEMLDEILGGMDKELSALLRAEYAKRGIRFLLSTKVVSLSQSEEGAVVAYENAEGAGSVVAEKLLMSVGRRPVSKGFGLENLGLQLTERGNVAVDNKMQTSVPGVYVCGDLTGFSLLAHTAVREAEVAVHAILGKEDTMSYRAIPGVVYTNPEIAGVGQTEESLLAKGIPYHAVKLPMAYSGRFVAENEGVNGVCKILIGEDKTILGAHVLGNPASEIITLAGMAVELKLTTTEWKKIVFPHPTVAEIFREGL; encoded by the coding sequence ATGAAATACCAGGTAATGATTATTGGCGGTGGCCCTGCGGGCTATACGGCTGCCGAAGCTGCCGGCAAAGCCGGACTTAGTGTGGTGCTTTTTGAAAAGCAGAATTTAGGAGGGGTATGCTTGAATGAAGGATGTATCCCGACCAAAACCTTATTGTATTCGGCTAAAACCTATGACGGGGCAAAACATGCCTCAAAATATGCGGTGAACGTACCCGAGGTTTCTTTCGACCTGTCGAAGATTATTGCGCGTAAGAGCAAAGTCGTGCGTAAGCTGGTATTGGGAGTGAAAGGAAAGCTTACTTCCAATAATGTAACGATTGTGACCGGTGAGGCACAGATAATAGATAAAAACACGGTTCGTTGCGGTGAAGAGACGTATGAGGGTGACAACCTTATCATCTGCACCGGCTCCGAAACGTTCATTCCGCCCATTGCAGGCATACAAGCGGTGGATTACTGGACGCACCGGGATGCACTCGACAATAAGGAACTGCCTGCTTCACTGGCAATTGTCGGGGGCGGAGTTATCGGTATGGAATTTGCTTCCTTCTTCAATAGTCTTGGTGTACAGGTTACGGTCATCGAGATGTTGGACGAGATATTGGGAGGAATGGACAAAGAACTTTCTGCCCTTCTTCGTGCCGAATATGCTAAACGGGGGATTAGATTCCTGCTGAGTACCAAGGTTGTTTCTCTTTCCCAAAGCGAGGAAGGTGCTGTCGTGGCATATGAGAATGCCGAAGGTGCGGGAAGCGTTGTAGCGGAGAAACTATTGATGAGCGTAGGTCGTCGTCCGGTTAGCAAAGGTTTCGGCTTGGAGAATCTGGGCTTGCAGCTCACTGAACGAGGTAATGTAGCAGTTGATAATAAGATGCAAACCTCCGTACCGGGCGTATATGTTTGTGGTGACCTGACCGGTTTCTCGCTCCTTGCACATACTGCCGTCCGCGAAGCGGAAGTAGCGGTACATGCTATTTTAGGCAAAGAAGACACCATGAGCTATCGGGCTATTCCCGGTGTGGTATATACCAATCCCGAAATTGCGGGTGTGGGGCAGACGGAAGAGAGCCTGCTTGCCAAAGGCATTCCCTACCATGCGGTTAAGCTTCCTATGGCCTATTCCGGTCGCTTCGTAGCCGAGAACGAAGGAGTGAATGGAGTGTGCAAGATCCTGATTGGTGAGGACAAGACCATTCTGGGTGCCCATGTGCTTGGCAATCCTGCTTCTGAGATTATCACCCTTGCAGGAATGGCGGTGGAATTGAAGCTGACAACTACGGAATGGAAGAAGATCGTATTTCCTCATCCGACGGTTGCCGAAATATTCAGGGAGGGCTTGTAA
- a CDS encoding PH domain-containing protein, with protein sequence MNRIFHARIAWYQYLILIILGANTFALLWMKHILLALLMALALIVIIEMVIHTTYTVTSGNELILSYGRFTRKKIIPIKEIVSMEKCHSMKFGNFSVTEYVLIQYGREKYASVVPVKEREFMELVEKRRMKEEQPINK encoded by the coding sequence ATGAATAGAATATTCCATGCCCGTATTGCTTGGTATCAATATTTAATACTGATTATTTTAGGTGCCAATACATTTGCACTTTTGTGGATGAAGCATATTTTACTTGCTTTGCTCATGGCGTTAGCCTTAATCGTAATTATAGAAATGGTGATCCATACTACCTATACTGTCACCTCTGGGAATGAACTGATCCTGTCCTACGGTCGTTTTACCCGCAAAAAGATTATCCCGATTAAAGAGATTGTTTCCATGGAGAAATGCCACTCGATGAAGTTTGGCAATTTCTCGGTGACGGAGTACGTACTGATTCAGTACGGCCGGGAAAAATATGCTTCGGTAGTTCCGGTCAAGGAACGGGAATTTATGGAGTTGGTGGAGAAACGGAGAATGAAAGAAGAACAACCTATTAATAAATAA
- the nadB gene encoding L-aspartate oxidase, which translates to MVKKFDFLVIGSGIAGMSFALKVAHKGKVALICKSGLEEANTFFAQGGVASVTNLLVDNFEKHIEDTMIAGDWISDRAAVEKVVREAPAQIDALINWGVDFDKNEKGEFDLHREGGHSEFRILHHKDNTGAEIQDSLIKAVQRHPNITVIENHFAIEILTQHHLGVNVTRQTPDIKCYGAYILDPKTGKVDTYLAKVTLMATGGVGSVYKTTTNPLVATGDGIAMVYRAKGTVKDMEFVQFHPTALYHPGDRPSFLITEAMRGYGGVLRTMDGKEFMQKYDARLSLAPRDIVARAIDNEMKNRGDDHVYLDVTHKDPEETKKHFPNIYEKCLSLGIDITKDYIPVAPAAHYLCGGIQVDLNAQSSIERLYAVGECSRTGLHGGNRLASNSLIEAVVYADAAAKHSLQVFDQYDYNDAIPEWNDEGTRSPEEMVLITQSMKEVNQIMSTYVGIVRSDLRLKRAWDRLDILYEETESLFKRSVASKEICELRNMINVGYLIMRQAMERKESRGLHYTIDYPHVKK; encoded by the coding sequence ATGGTTAAAAAGTTCGATTTCCTCGTCATCGGTTCCGGTATCGCCGGAATGAGTTTTGCCCTGAAAGTGGCACACAAAGGAAAAGTTGCGCTTATCTGTAAGAGCGGTTTGGAAGAGGCAAATACCTTTTTCGCACAAGGAGGGGTAGCCTCTGTCACCAACCTGTTAGTAGACAATTTCGAAAAACACATTGAGGACACAATGATTGCGGGTGATTGGATCAGCGACCGTGCCGCCGTAGAAAAAGTCGTACGGGAAGCACCCGCACAAATCGACGCACTTATCAACTGGGGAGTGGACTTCGACAAAAACGAAAAGGGCGAATTCGACCTGCACCGCGAAGGCGGCCATTCGGAATTCCGCATCCTCCACCACAAAGATAACACGGGAGCTGAAATACAGGACAGCCTCATCAAAGCCGTACAACGGCACCCTAACATCACTGTGATTGAAAATCATTTTGCCATCGAAATACTGACCCAACACCATCTGGGAGTGAATGTCACACGGCAGACCCCGGACATCAAATGCTATGGTGCCTACATACTCGACCCCAAAACCGGAAAGGTGGACACTTATTTGGCAAAAGTGACTTTGATGGCAACGGGCGGAGTAGGTTCCGTATACAAAACGACCACCAACCCACTGGTTGCCACCGGAGACGGGATCGCCATGGTGTACCGCGCCAAAGGTACGGTAAAGGATATGGAGTTCGTGCAGTTCCACCCAACCGCACTTTATCATCCGGGCGACCGGCCTTCTTTCCTGATCACGGAGGCAATGCGAGGTTATGGCGGTGTACTCCGAACCATGGATGGAAAAGAGTTTATGCAAAAATATGATGCGCGTCTCTCGCTGGCTCCACGCGACATCGTGGCACGTGCCATCGACAATGAAATGAAAAACCGGGGTGACGATCATGTCTATCTGGATGTAACCCACAAAGACCCGGAAGAAACGAAGAAACACTTCCCGAATATCTACGAGAAATGTCTCAGCCTGGGCATAGACATCACCAAAGATTATATCCCCGTGGCCCCGGCAGCACATTACCTCTGCGGAGGAATTCAGGTAGATCTTAATGCACAGTCGTCCATCGAACGATTGTATGCCGTAGGCGAGTGTTCGCGCACCGGCTTACACGGCGGCAACCGTCTGGCTTCGAACTCACTGATAGAAGCGGTGGTCTATGCAGATGCAGCTGCCAAACACAGCCTGCAAGTATTCGATCAATATGACTATAACGATGCTATCCCCGAATGGAACGATGAAGGAACCCGTTCACCGGAAGAGATGGTATTGATAACACAGAGCATGAAAGAGGTGAACCAGATCATGAGTACGTATGTGGGTATTGTCCGCAGTGACCTTCGTCTGAAACGTGCATGGGATCGTCTTGACATACTTTACGAGGAGACTGAGAGCCTCTTCAAACGAAGCGTGGCTTCGAAAGAGATTTGCGAACTGAGAAACATGATCAATGTGGGATACCTCATCATGCGTCAGGCGATGGAACGTAAGGAAAGCCGTGGATTGCATTACACAATTGACTATCCGCATGTGAAAAAATAA